Proteins found in one Hevea brasiliensis isolate MT/VB/25A 57/8 chromosome 18, ASM3005281v1, whole genome shotgun sequence genomic segment:
- the LOC131175839 gene encoding uncharacterized protein LOC131175839 — protein MPSYTKFLKEILSKKRKLEDYETVALTEECSAILQNKLPPKLKDPGSFSIPCLISNMKIDKTLCDLGASVSLMPLSICQKLEVGELKPTTILLQLADQSVKYPEGILENIPIKVGKFFIPVDFIVLEMEEDVQIPIILGRPFLAITGAIIDVKNGRLTLKVGDEEVEFNLFSTMKHKLKPNECFKVDIVDKIKEALISAPIMQPPNWELPFEIVCDASDYAIGVVLRQRKDKKLHAIYYASRTLDDAQINYATIEKEFLAVVFAIDKFISYLLGSKVIVYIDHTTIREAEIMMVWTL, from the exons atgccatcctacaccaaattccttaaggaaattttatcaaagaaaagaaagctggaagactatgagactgttgctctcacagaagaatgcagtgccatactgcaaaacaaactgccacCAAAGctgaaggatccaggaagcttctccataccttgtctcaTCAGCAATATGAAAATAGACAAGACCCTCTGTGATCTTGGGGCAAGTGTAagtctaatgcctctatcaatatgtcaAAAGCTGGAAGTCGGAGAACTGAAACCCACAACAATATTACTGCAATTGGCTGATCAATCTGTTAAATATCCTGAGGGCATCCTAGAGAACATCCCTATTAAGGTGGGCAAGTTCTTTATTCCAGTTGACTTTATTGTCTTGGAGATGGAAGAGGATGTCCAAATCCCCATCATCTTAggaagacctttcttggcaaTCACCGGAGCTATCATAGATGTTAAGAATGGGCGGTTAACTCTCAAAGTGGGAGATGAAGAGGTGGAATTCAACCTATTCAGCACGATGAAGCACAAACTTAAACCCAATGAATGCTTTAAGGTTGATATAGTTGACAa GATAAAAGAGGCCTTAATCTCAGCACCTATTATGCAACCAcctaattgggagctaccatttgaaATCGTGTGCGATGCAAGTGACTATGCTATTGGAGTAGTACTCAGACAAAGGAAGGATAAGaagctccatgccatttactatgccagCAGAACACTTGATGATGCGCAAATCAACTACGCTACCatagaaaaggaattcctagcagtagtgtttgcaattgacaaattcaTATCCTATCTTCTtggatcaaaagtcattgtatacatAGACCATACTACTATCAG GGAAGCTGAGATCATGATGGTCTGGACCCTTTAA